One window of the Xiphophorus couchianus chromosome 12, X_couchianus-1.0, whole genome shotgun sequence genome contains the following:
- the lox gene encoding protein-lysine 6-oxidase: protein MKLRSFARLALSFAHVCFLCCFLEAVCAQEAAESDALRRGLTWQHNGQVFSILSRGAQYRPTGRRQSGSPRRSDPVLVLSSANDTAAGAAPRGAPRVPAASSSAQLRAMARRQPQAAGEGGTAPANREDVMVGDDPYNPYKRHGYDPYYNYFDTYRRPRPEAQARPGYGTRYHQNGLPDLVPDPYYIQIASYVQRSPMYNLRCAAEENCLASSARYAADYDTRVLLRFTQRVKNQGTADFLPSRPRYAWEWHSCHNHFHSMDEFSLYELLDARSHSHVAEGHKASFCLEDTSCDPGYYRRYACTSHTQGLSPGCYDTYSADIDCQWIDITDVSPGKYILKVTVNPRQQVPESNYNNNVARCDVHYTGNAAHISGCSLTGY from the exons ATGAAGTTGCGCTCTTTTGCACGCCTGGCGCTGTCCTTTGCGCATGTttgcttcctctgctgctttcTGGAGGCAGTTTGCGCTCAGGAAGCTGCTGAGTCTGATGCGCTCCGGAGGGGGTTGACATGGCAACACAACGGGCAGGTCTTCAGCATCCTGAGCCGCGGGGCCCAGTACAGACCCACCGGGAGGCGGCAGAGCGGCTCCCCGCGCCGCAGCGACCCGGTCCTGGTCCTCAGCAGCGCCAACGACACGGCGGCGGGCGCTGCGCCCCGGGGGGCGCCGCGGGTCCCCGCCGCCAGCAGCTCCGCGCAGCTCCGCGCCATGGCGCGCCGGCAGCCTCAGGCCGCGGGGGAAGGTGGCACTGCCCCGGCCAACAGGGAGGACGTGATGGTCGGAGATGACCCCTACAACCCCTACAAGCGCCACGGCTACGACCCCTACTACAACTACTTTGACACGTACCGCAGACCCAGACCTGAGGCCCAGGCCCGGCCCGGATACGGAACCCGGTACCACCAGAACG GTCTCCCGGATCTGGTTCCGGATCCGTATTACATCCAGATCGCCTCGTACGTCCAGCGGTCGCCCATGTACAACCTGCGCTGCGCTGCTGAGGAGAACTGCCTCGCCTC CTCGGCTCGCTACGCTGCTGATTATGACACCAGAGTTTTGCTGAGGTTCACTCAGCGGGTGAAGAATCAGGGGACGGCCGACTTCCTGCCCAGCAGACCCCGATACGCCTGGGAGTGGCACAGCTGTCACAA CCACTTTCACAGCATGGATGAGTTCAGCCTGTACGAGCTGCTGGACGCCCGGAGCCACAGCCACGTCGCCGAGGGCCACAAGGCCAGCTTCTGCTTGGAGGACACGTCCTGCGACCCGGGATACTACCGCCGCTACGCCTGCACCTCACACACCCAG GGTTTGAGTCCCGGATGTTACGATACCTACAGCGCCGACATCGACTGCCAGTGGATCGACATCACCGACGTCTCGCCTGGAAAATACATCCTGAAG GTGACGGTGAATCCCAGGCAGCAGGTTCCAGAgtccaactacaacaacaatgTGGCTCGCTGTGACGTTCACTACACAGGCAACGCGGCTCACATCTCCGGATGCAGCCTGACGGG gtaTTGA
- the sncaip gene encoding synphilin-1 produces the protein MEAPEYLDLDEIDFSDDSVYSVTSLKNIPELSRRSDGPAEERPAPAINWSRGVPSHSGAGIKPTGLAEVHSKFRPVKRVSPLKHQPETTESDSDGKNQNQGPVLEQSEVGKDESGSEKQAGASTPCDGSGGKAKVGGVGGNAQALFGELEHYDLDMDEILDVPYIKSSQQMSTLPRGRRSAAGGGAGGGTLERNRGGGGGMKSSTLTHNEPLSLGSSSSQTPFCVLSPVKWSDLRKSKSMDPDLHHLHRSPGGAGGGGGSGYQAEPPPPGLLSSSSLSSFSDADKLLSARVFPDPQSQRSGAEPPGGLAFPLAGCIVGKPDASKPWTPGGGGARGELDEETKKNQNIINIVREGQISLLPHLAADNLELIRDEDGNNLLHAAASQGHADCLQHLTSLMGEDGLNERNSLQLTPAGLGVKNGHLECVRWMVSETEAIAELSCTREHPSLIHYAARYGQEKVLLWLLQFMQEQAISLDEVDQNGNTAVHVAAQYGHLTCIQTLVEYGSNVTIQNQQGERPSQSAERQGHTTCARYLVVVETCMSLASQVVKLTKQLNEQTAERINLQKHLQRLMDPSKAEGTPSRSPSSHQPLVEACPELLLTAEAAPGDGHWLVRQGGVAPDSVLRQLLGKDGDGVRERLQPGAGPGREGPGAAGTPGGHRTGLLERRELKLARLKQIMQRSLSESDSEGYPPEEGRNQAALRPDRPTHLPIAEEEPATNHLHQVMRKHLPSSSSAERKLAFSLSGSKSVDSIGYTPSPTSSDPDATETRISETPAADGQKVATSPKSALKSPSSRRKTSQNLKLRVTFDEQVHKSSTNQEPEPSRAPPGKDRTAAASSEGKRSFGTFRSIMETLSGNSNHSNNNSGGGGPVKPSAYQNSPGRKSVGGGAKGKSRVSNV, from the exons ATGGAGGCTCCTGAATACCTGGATCTGGATGAGATCGACTTCTCCGATGACTCAGTG tatTCTGTGACATCACTGAAGAACATCCCAGAACTGTCCAGAAGGAGCGATGGCCCGGCAGAGGAGAGACCAG ctccGGCCATCAACTGGAGCCGCGGCGTTCCCTCCCACAGCGGGGCGGGGATCAAACCCACGGGCCTGGCCGAGGTCCACAGCAAGTTCCGTCCGGTGAAGCGGGTCTCCCCCCTGAAGCACCAGCCCGAAACCACAGAGTCGGACTCGGACgggaagaaccagaaccagggtCCGGTTCTGGAGCAGAGCGAGGTGGGTAAGGACGAGTCCGGCTCCGAGAAGCAGGCCGGCGCCTCCACGCCGTGCGACGGCTCCGGGGGCAAGGCGAAGGTCGGCGGGGTCGGCGGCAACGCTCAGGCTCTGTTCGGGGAGCTGGAGCACTACGACCTGGACATGGACGAGATTCTGGACGTACCGTACATCAAGTCCAGCCAGCAGATGTCCACCCTGCCGCGTGGCAGGCGGTCTGCGGCGGGGGGCGGCGCCGGGGGAGGAACCCTGGAGAGGaaccgaggaggaggaggagggatgaAGAGCTCCACTCTGACCCACAACGAGCCTCTGAGcctgggcagcagcagcagccagaccCCG TTCTGCGTTCTGTCTCCGGTGAAGTGGTCGGACCTCAGGAAGTCCAAGTCCATGGACCCGGACCTCCATCACCTGCACCGCTCCCCAGGAGGAGCCGGCGGCGGTGGCGGCAGCGGCTACCAGGCGGAGCCGCCGCCGCCCGGCctcctcagctcctcctctctctcctccttctctGACGCAG ACAAGCTGCTGTCGGCGCGCGTCTTCCCAGACCCCCAGAGCCAGCGGTCGGGGGCGGAGCCTCCGGGGGGGCTGGCGTTCCCCCTGGCAGGGTGCATTGTGGGTAAACCGGACGCCTCCAAACCCTGGActcctggaggaggaggagcgagGGGAGAGCTGGACGAGGAGACGaagaagaaccagaacatcatCAACATCGTCAGGGAGGGGCAGATCTCCCTGCTG cctCACCTGGCGGCCGACAACCTGGAGCTGATCCGAGACGAGGACGGGAACAACCTGCTGCACGCCGCCGCCTCTCAGGGCCACGCCGACTGCCTGCAGCACCTCACCTCCCTGATGGGCGAGGACGGCCTCAACGAGCGCAACAGCCTGCAGCTCACCCCCGCCGGCCTGGGGGTAAAG AATGGCCATCTGGAGTGTGTGAGGTGGATGGTGAGTGAGACGGAGGCCATCGCCGAGCTGAGCTGCACCAGAGAGCATCCCAGTTTGATCCACTATGCTGCTCGATACGGACAG GAGAAGGTTCTGCTGTGGCTGCTGCAGTTCATGCAGGAACAGGCCATCTCCCTGGACGAAGTGGACCAGAACGGAAACACGGCCGTCCACGTGGCGGCGCAGTACGGACACCTCACCTGTATCCAG ACTCTGGTGGAGTACGGATCCAACGTGACGATCCAGAACCAGCAGGGGGAGCGGCCGTCGCAGAGCGCCGAGCGGCAGGGCCACACCACCTGCGCCCGCTACCTGGTGGTGGTGGAGACCTGCATGTCTCTGGCCTCGCAGGTCGTCAAGCTCACCAAGCAGCTCAACGA acaaacagcagagagaatCAACCTGCAGAAACACCTGCAGAGGCTGATGGACCCCAGCAAGGCTGAGGGGACGCCGTCCAGGTCACCCAG TTCCCATCAGCCCCTGGTGGAGGCGTgtccagagctgctgctgacggCCGAGGCGGCGCCTGGCGACGGACACTGGTTGGTCCGGCAGGGGGGCGTGGCTCCGGACTCGGTGCTGCGGCAGCTTCTGGGGAAAGATGGCGACGGCGTCAGAGAGAGGCTGCAGCCGGGGGCCGGCCCGGGCAGAGAGGGCCCCGGCGCCGCGGGGACCCCCGGGGGCCACAGGACCGGCCTGCTGGAGAGGAGGGAGCTCAAACTGGCCAGACTCAAACAGATCATGCAGCGCTCTCTGAGCGAGTCCGACTCCGAGGGCTACCCGCCGGAGGAGGGGCGGAACCAGGCCGCGCTGCGACCCGATAGGCCGACCCACCTGCCGATCGCAGAGGAGGAGCCGGCGACCAACCACCTCCATCAGGTGATGAGGAAGCACCTCCCCTCCTCATCCTCGGCTGAGAGGAAGCTGGCCTTTTCTCTCAGCGGGTCAAAGTCTGTGGACAGCATCGGCTACACGCCGTCGCCCACGTCCAGCGACCCGGACGCCACGGAAACCAGAATCTCGGAAACCCCCGCCGCCGACGGCCAGAAGGTCGCCACCAGCCCCAAGAGCGCCCTGAAGTCGCCGTCGTCCCGCAGGAAGACCTCCCAGAACCTGAAGCTCCGGGTCACCTTCGACGAGCAGGTCCACAAGAGCTCGACCAATCAGGAGCCAGAACCCAGCCGGGCGCCGCCGGGCAAGGACAGGACTGCGGCCGCCAGCTCAGAGGGCAAGAGGTCGTTCGGGACGTTCCGCTCCATCATGGAGACGCTGAGCGGGAACTCCaaccacagcaacaacaacagcggcggcggcggtcCAGTTAAACCGTCAGCCTATCAGAACTCACCTGGCAGGAAGTCCGTTGGGGGCGGAGCCAAGGGCAAGAGCCGAGTCAGCAACGTCTGA